CAGCGAGGAACCCGCATCGTGCTGCTGGGCACGAAAGGCGGGCCGACGCTGGGCACGATTGGCCGGAGCATCTTCGCGACGCTCATCTTAATTAACGACGTTCCTTATTTAATCGATTGTGGCTATGGCGTCTCACGACAGATGGTCACTGCGGGAGTCGCACTCAATCGTCTGCGCTACATCTTCATCACGCATCATCACTCCGATCACAACCTTGAGTACGGACCGCTGCTCTACAATGCCTGGATCACCTCGCAACCAATTAAGATCGACACGTACGGACCGGCAGGCTTGCGCCAGCTTACCAGTGATTTCTTTGCGTATCAGAAGTTCGACATTGATACGCGTATTGCTGATGAAGGCTTGATAGATCCCCGGAAGCTCATCACGGCTCATGAATTTGACCGTCCGGGAGCCGTGATGGAGAACGCGGATGTGAGAGTCACCAGTTTACGTGTGCGCCATCCGCCGATCACGCAATCGTACGCTTATCGTTTCGATGCAAAAGATCGCTCGATTGTCATCTCCGGCGATACCGCCTACCTGCCCGAACTCGCAGAGTTCGCCAAAGGCGCCGACGTGCTAACTCACGAAGTGATGTACCTGCCGGCCATCGATAAATTGATTCGACAGAATGCGGGCGCGACGCGCCTGCGCGAACATCTGCTTGCTTCACATACCTCGACGGAAGACGTCGGTCGAATCGCGGCCCGGGCCGGCGTCAAGACACTCGTGTTAACTCACTTTGTGCCGGGCAACGATCCTTCAGTCACCGACGAGCAGTGGTCGGAAGGTGTGCGCAAACATTTCAAGGGGCGGATCATTGTTGGGAAGGACTTGATGGAAATCTAGTGCGCACACGCTCACGCGCAGTCGAAGAACCAATGTAACATGCAAAAAGGCCTCGCATTTAAGCGAGGCCTTTTGCGTTGGCGAAAGATGTCTAAGGCTACTTCGGCAGCAGACTGCACTTGCTTTCCAAAAAGCCCCCGACCATGAAGTTTGCTCCCACGACAATCGGCTGGTTCGAGGTGACGCGTACTGCAACGGACACGTTGGCCTCAGTAGTGGGAGAGCTGCCAGATGTCGGCATCGTCCAAGAAACATCGCGGGTATGACCGGCCGCTAGCGGTACAGTCGCGCCGTCGGCGTCGCCCGGGTAAGTTTCGCTGGCTGTACCAGGTATCGCCGTACCGACGAGGTTAACGCCAGTGCCATTCAGGATATTGACGGATACATCCGCACCACTGGAACTGCCGTTAAAAACATACAGATCCAGACGTTGATTACCGATAGTGTTCGGACGGTGTGCTGCCATGCATATCCAAACATACGGCGCTCCTCCTGATGAAGGCCCTGGCGGACCCGTCGGGCCGGTTGGGCCTGTTGGACCGGTTGGACCGGTTGGACCGGTTGGACCGGTTGGACCTGTGGGGCCGGTGGGACCTGTCGGACCGGTCGGTCCCGTTGGGCCGGTTGGGCCAGTTGGGCCGGTTGGGCCGGTTGGGCCCGGAGGCCCTTCTTCATTCCAACTTATGCGGGTTTCATTGTTGTGACACGCCGTGCTCGCATCCACTAATCGCATCCCTCCGTTGCCGGGATTGATACAAGCTTCGAACACCGCAGCATTGTTCGTGGCCAACTTTGCGATCGGCACCGACAGCACCAGTAAAGCAACGCCGACCAAACCGGCCACCACACTACGGCGCACGAGATTCTTAGTCATTTGTAGTCTCCTTCCAGGGGGCATTTCCAGCCGCCTCTCTGCATTGAAAGTGGAAAAATCGGTAAGGGGGGAGCAGTGAATCTATGACGGCGAGGTTAAGCTGTCAATATTTTTAGTACGGCCGCCGCGAATTACTTCCCGGGCGGCCCAGCGAAAGGAATATGCCGCTACTACTTCTGGTAACAAACGTTCGGCGATATTGTTGAGAACAGATTGGGTTATATAATTGCGCCGCGCCTTAGCGATTGCCCATCAGCCCAAAGGAGCTATCTCCCATGCCGCCACGAACGATCGATGAAGTCCTTGTCGAGCTCGATCAGATAATTCTTCAATCGCGAAACGAACAGAGCCGCCTCGGGTTCTTCACCGCGCTCTACCGGAATGTCACGATCAAAGTGAAAGAAGGTATCGCCACGGGTTTTTTTGAAGACGCTGCGCGGATGGAGCAGCTCGACGTCACGTTTGCCAATCGCTACTTATCGGCGCTCCAGAGTTTTCGCGCTGGGAAACCGGCGAGCAAGTGCTGGGTTACCGCCTTTCAAATTGCCGGCACGTCGGCGCCGACCGTTCTGCAGCAACTCCTGGTCGGGATCAACGCGCACATTAATTTCGATTTGGGCATCGCCGCGCAGGCGGTCGCCCCGGGAAACGCGTTGCCTGCTCTTAAAACGGATTTCAACCGGATTAACGACATTCTCGGCGGCATGATTAACAAAGTTCGCACGGACGTCGGCGAGGTTTCGCCGTGGATTCGCATGCTCAACATGTTCCCATCGCAAACCGACGATCGACTGATCAATTTCAGTTTGAACAAATCACGAAACAGCGCGTGGCTGGTCGCAAACCTCATCAACTCGACGCCCACCGATAAACTGGGCCGGGAGTTGGAAATCCTCGACGACGGCGTTGCCAAACTTGGTGCGCTGATCGCTAATCCGCGCGAATGGCTTATTAGTCTCGCTTTGCGGATCATTCGCCTGCGTGAGAGTAACGACGTGCCTCACATTATCGACGTGCTCAGTCAGGTCTAGCGATTGTTCGAGGATTCAACCGTCAGGATGGCAATCTCCGGCGGGACACGAAAACGAAGTGGCAGAATGCTCGTGCCGATTCCAGTTGTGACGAACAAGTGATGTTCATTCTCGAAGACATGACCGGCGGAATATTTTTGGCCGAAGCGCGACGGTACGATTGGTGCACCGAGCAAAGGGAACTTCACCTGGCCGCCATGCGTGTGAGCAGCGAGCATCAACGGGACGGTCTTAGGAAGGTTCTGAAACACGTCGGGATTATGCGTCAGTGCGATTATTGAGGAGCCCGAAGGTATCTTCGCAAGCGTCTCGACCACTTTTTGCGGACGCGTCCAGATATCAGACAAGCCTGCCAGCCAAAGACCTGCATCCTTTCGCTTGACCTCCCTCACCTCGTTTTCAAGAACCTGGATGCCTGCCTCTTCAAGCGCCCGGCGTACGTGATAGCCGTTGTCCCACCAGTCATGATTGCCAAGCACTGCGTAGATCCCAAGCGGGGCCTGAAGATACTTCAAGTGATTGGCGATAATTTCCGGCGCCACTCGATGACCGTGCCAGGTATCCTGCGACATGAAATCGCCAAGCAGAACCACTAAATCGGGTTGTTGTTGATTCGTGCGTTCGACGA
The nucleotide sequence above comes from Pyrinomonadaceae bacterium. Encoded proteins:
- a CDS encoding MBL fold metallo-hydrolase: MWNRRQFLVGSAALAGCSVLPASIDAGQQQRGTRIVLLGTKGGPTLGTIGRSIFATLILINDVPYLIDCGYGVSRQMVTAGVALNRLRYIFITHHHSDHNLEYGPLLYNAWITSQPIKIDTYGPAGLRQLTSDFFAYQKFDIDTRIADEGLIDPRKLITAHEFDRPGAVMENADVRVTSLRVRHPPITQSYAYRFDAKDRSIVISGDTAYLPELAEFAKGADVLTHEVMYLPAIDKLIRQNAGATRLREHLLASHTSTEDVGRIAARAGVKTLVLTHFVPGNDPSVTDEQWSEGVRKHFKGRIIVGKDLMEI
- a CDS encoding DUF5995 family protein — its product is MPPRTIDEVLVELDQIILQSRNEQSRLGFFTALYRNVTIKVKEGIATGFFEDAARMEQLDVTFANRYLSALQSFRAGKPASKCWVTAFQIAGTSAPTVLQQLLVGINAHINFDLGIAAQAVAPGNALPALKTDFNRINDILGGMINKVRTDVGEVSPWIRMLNMFPSQTDDRLINFSLNKSRNSAWLVANLINSTPTDKLGRELEILDDGVAKLGALIANPREWLISLALRIIRLRESNDVPHIIDVLSQV
- a CDS encoding metallophosphoesterase, with the protein product MINLAYVVAIAILIGLLFFLFQALRPLPGTVETSRRQLWRRRLRVAVGLFLLAVLLCEIWGFLIEPNRLVVNQQAIQINNWPSDLHGLRIAVIGDIHAGAPFVDDLKLRLLVERTNQQQPDLVVLLGDFMSQDTWHGHRVAPEIIANHLKYLQAPLGIYAVLGNHDWWDNGYHVRRALEEAGIQVLENEVREVKRKDAGLWLAGLSDIWTRPQKVVETLAKIPSGSSIIALTHNPDVFQNLPKTVPLMLAAHTHGGQVKFPLLGAPIVPSRFGQKYSAGHVFENEHHLFVTTGIGTSILPLRFRVPPEIAILTVESSNNR